One region of Synechococcus elongatus PCC 11801 genomic DNA includes:
- a CDS encoding cyclic nucleotide-binding domain-containing protein, whose translation MHWTRWVLTVGWLLIVASLLYDPWTSALTASDHPWSPLRLTETCVQVQGQCLSEQPYQLGTTLFWGAIVPAGIFILLVFGHELWRRICPLSFLSQIPRALGWQRQFRRENKKTGKVRYELAKVSSDSWLGRNYLYVQFGWLFIGLCGRILFFNADRLVLASWILLTVAAAIFVGYWYGGKSWCQYFCPMAPVQSIYSEPGGLLGSKAHTSEQLITQSMCRTVLPDGKEQSACVACQNPCIDIDAERTYWSSLNKPETSFLRYGYVGLVIGYFGYYYVYAGNWNYYFSGAWLWQTDQLASLMDPGLYLFGQAINIPKLVAVPLVLGGCTAIGYWGGQWIEKRAKSHNRRQQRNLTVETIRHRIFTLCTFGIFNFFFIFGGRPLVQLFPWSVQYLYDLGLVSLSTLWLYKTWRRSPDLYSRENLANRFRKQLEKLQLNVSQFLEGRTLSDLNTHEVYVLAKVLPGFTREKRHQAYKGVVREALEEGYVNYSSSLEVLQQMRQELGITDDEHRLVLEELGIEDPELLNPDRQRSLENQIRLSGYRKSLERLLLLQSKQSDRTIPEPESLQDSATIQSLRRQYSITPQEEEWILSGFSGNASSVKKAEFLLGRLPDLVDCDCALNQPTLQAHQAVLAVLRENIRHKIELIVRSVLDTLEQLQSEPEAIPLAQSLQQTVPAIVGELLEQENWGDRLSTAILQCLTQAGEAQIIDPLDLSLQATLGHLEVLLQEQNPLIQAAVLYVIAQLDTERSQAIAHSHHFNSRLVQDTLEQLLSLSSKSTVNLSLTEFPWFEKVVYLFNSDFFHRMQSDTLITLADRAEVRTYNQDDIITEAGDTCRELLLLIEGDAKVHYQMGTEVQVEQLHPGQTLDELEVLAHSNSENTIVADSETTRILAISVDTFDDLLDQDPDFARRVLELESRQLQRFVRSVQSI comes from the coding sequence ATGCATTGGACCCGCTGGGTATTAACGGTAGGTTGGCTACTGATTGTTGCTTCCCTGCTCTATGATCCCTGGACATCAGCACTCACGGCTTCGGATCATCCTTGGAGTCCGCTACGGCTCACAGAAACCTGTGTTCAAGTGCAGGGACAATGCTTATCTGAGCAGCCTTATCAGCTGGGCACAACCCTTTTCTGGGGGGCAATTGTACCGGCTGGAATCTTTATTTTGCTAGTCTTTGGGCATGAGTTATGGCGACGAATTTGCCCACTTTCTTTCTTATCTCAGATTCCTCGTGCCTTAGGATGGCAACGACAATTCAGGCGAGAGAATAAAAAGACTGGTAAGGTTCGCTATGAGCTGGCTAAGGTCAGCTCAGATTCATGGCTAGGCCGTAACTATCTCTATGTACAATTTGGCTGGTTATTTATCGGCCTTTGTGGTCGAATTTTATTTTTTAATGCCGATCGCTTAGTGCTAGCGAGCTGGATTCTATTGACCGTGGCTGCCGCTATTTTTGTCGGCTACTGGTATGGTGGCAAGTCTTGGTGCCAATACTTTTGTCCCATGGCGCCGGTTCAGAGTATCTATAGTGAGCCAGGGGGGCTGCTAGGCAGTAAAGCTCATACCAGTGAGCAACTCATTACACAATCAATGTGTCGTACAGTCTTACCAGATGGCAAGGAGCAGAGTGCTTGCGTTGCTTGTCAGAATCCTTGCATCGATATTGATGCTGAGCGAACGTACTGGAGCAGCTTAAACAAGCCTGAAACTTCATTCCTGCGCTACGGCTATGTCGGTTTAGTGATCGGCTATTTCGGCTATTACTATGTCTATGCAGGTAACTGGAACTATTACTTCTCTGGGGCATGGCTATGGCAAACGGATCAACTTGCCTCGCTAATGGATCCCGGCCTTTACCTGTTTGGTCAAGCAATTAATATTCCCAAACTGGTTGCAGTCCCTCTTGTGCTGGGAGGATGCACAGCGATCGGCTATTGGGGAGGGCAATGGATTGAAAAACGCGCTAAATCTCACAATCGGCGCCAGCAGAGGAATCTAACTGTCGAAACGATTCGTCATCGTATCTTTACCCTGTGTACCTTTGGAATTTTCAACTTCTTCTTTATCTTTGGTGGACGTCCGTTAGTACAGCTTTTCCCTTGGTCAGTGCAGTACCTCTATGATCTTGGGTTGGTGTCGCTTAGTACACTTTGGCTCTATAAAACTTGGCGGAGGAGCCCCGATCTCTACTCTCGCGAAAATCTAGCAAATCGCTTCCGCAAGCAGTTAGAGAAATTGCAACTCAATGTCTCACAATTTTTGGAAGGCCGGACGCTGAGTGACCTCAATACTCATGAGGTCTATGTGTTGGCTAAGGTACTCCCAGGCTTTACACGTGAGAAGCGACACCAAGCTTATAAGGGCGTGGTTCGAGAGGCGTTAGAAGAAGGCTATGTAAACTATTCCAGCAGTCTGGAAGTTTTGCAGCAAATGCGGCAGGAGCTCGGCATCACTGATGATGAGCATCGTCTCGTCCTAGAGGAATTAGGGATTGAAGATCCAGAGTTACTCAATCCCGATCGCCAACGCAGCCTCGAAAACCAGATTCGCTTGAGTGGCTATCGCAAGTCTCTAGAGCGATTGCTCTTGCTGCAGAGTAAACAATCCGATCGCACTATCCCTGAGCCAGAATCCTTGCAGGATTCAGCCACAATTCAGTCACTGCGCCGTCAATATTCCATTACTCCACAGGAAGAAGAGTGGATTTTGAGTGGATTTTCGGGTAATGCCAGCAGTGTGAAGAAGGCAGAGTTTCTACTGGGAAGACTTCCTGATCTTGTTGACTGTGACTGCGCTCTCAATCAGCCGACATTACAAGCTCATCAAGCAGTTTTAGCAGTATTACGAGAAAACATTCGACACAAAATAGAACTGATCGTTCGGTCGGTTCTAGATACTTTAGAACAGCTTCAGTCAGAGCCAGAAGCTATTCCTCTTGCACAATCTCTACAACAGACTGTACCGGCTATTGTAGGTGAGCTTTTAGAACAGGAAAATTGGGGCGATCGCTTATCAACAGCAATTTTGCAATGCCTAACTCAAGCTGGAGAAGCACAAATTATTGACCCCTTAGATCTTTCGCTACAAGCAACTCTTGGACATTTAGAAGTTTTGCTTCAAGAGCAAAATCCGCTGATTCAGGCAGCAGTACTTTATGTCATCGCTCAACTCGATACAGAACGAAGCCAAGCGATCGCTCACAGTCATCATTTTAATTCCCGTTTAGTTCAGGACACGCTTGAACAGCTGCTATCTCTGTCCTCGAAATCCACAGTCAATTTATCCCTGACAGAATTTCCCTGGTTCGAAAAAGTTGTTTATCTCTTCAATAGTGATTTCTTTCATCGAATGCAAAGCGATACATTAATTACTCTTGCTGATCGGGCTGAGGTGAGAACCTATAACCAGGATGACATCATCACAGAAGCTGGAGATACCTGTCGAGAGTTATTGCTGCTGATTGAGGGAGATGCCAAGGTTCACTATCAGATGGGCACTGAGGTTCAGGTCGAACAACTCCATCCTGGACAAACTCTAGACGAGCTAGAAGTTTTAGCCCATAGCAACTCGGAAAATACAATTGTTGCCGATAGTGAGACCACGAGAATCCTCGCAATCTCTGTCGATACCTTTGATGATTTACTCGACCAAGATCCTGATTTTGCTCGACGGGTCTTGGAGTTAGAAAGTCGACAGCTCCAGCGATTTGTCCGTTCAGTTCAGTCTATTTAG